A region from the Beduinella massiliensis genome encodes:
- a CDS encoding ABC transporter permease subunit, whose amino-acid sequence MKRLTRSPKERFFDSLIRIILILAAILTLFPFLYVVMISLLSPAEYMSRGLVFPLRPTLNNYAMLFKWGTKIQNAYLVTIGTTVVGTAISLSATALLAYGLSRPALPGKSFVNGMLVLTMFFSGGLIPTYMVIKTIGLMNTYWALILPGSLSVWNVMVMRTFFKELPVELEESAVLDGASDARVAFSIMFPLSKASFATIGLFYAVGYWNQWYSAMLYLNDSKMYPLQMALREIINTNAATAMDATKMAGKMMDSTPPSIVTKMTSIVVSIGPVLILYPFVQKYFVKGVMVGSLKG is encoded by the coding sequence ATGAAACGGCTAACGCGCTCGCCCAAGGAGCGGTTTTTTGACAGTCTAATCCGTATTATACTGATCCTTGCCGCCATTCTTACACTCTTCCCCTTTCTGTACGTGGTCATGATCTCGCTGCTGTCCCCTGCGGAATACATGTCGCGGGGATTGGTATTCCCCCTGCGGCCAACGCTGAACAACTACGCGATGCTGTTCAAATGGGGGACCAAGATACAGAACGCTTATCTGGTAACCATTGGCACCACGGTGGTGGGCACGGCGATCTCCCTGTCGGCGACCGCGCTGTTGGCCTATGGCCTGTCCCGTCCGGCTTTGCCGGGCAAATCGTTCGTCAACGGCATGTTGGTGCTTACGATGTTCTTCAGCGGCGGTTTAATCCCCACCTACATGGTAATCAAAACCATAGGACTGATGAACACTTATTGGGCGCTCATCCTTCCCGGTTCCCTGTCGGTTTGGAACGTTATGGTGATGCGGACCTTCTTTAAGGAACTGCCGGTCGAGCTCGAGGAGTCCGCCGTTCTGGACGGCGCAAGCGACGCCCGTGTGGCGTTCAGCATCATGTTCCCGCTGTCCAAGGCGTCCTTTGCCACCATCGGGCTGTTCTACGCGGTGGGCTACTGGAACCAGTGGTACAGCGCGATGCTGTATCTGAACGATTCAAAAATGTACCCGCTGCAAATGGCCCTAAGAGAAATCATCAATACGAATGCCGCAACGGCTATGGACGCCACAAAGATGGCTGGAAAGATGATGGATAGCACGCCGCCCAGCATCGTAACCAAAATGACGTCCATCGTCGTCAGCATCGGCCCTGTTTTAATCCTCTATCCCTTTGTACAAAAATACTTTGTCAAGGGCGTAATGGTCGGTTCTCTCAAGGGGTGA
- a CDS encoding ABC transporter permease subunit, with product MEDIIKKQKRVCLNEARRHWQVYLMMVPGIIILIIFSYLPMLGLTMCFNDFNPILGLRGFWESDWVGLKWFTKFVNSFYFERVMRNTLLMSIAKLLAGFWVPIAFALLLNEERNARIQKVVQTVSYMPHFLSWIVIIALMNALFSPSEGLINNIRTSINLQPIYYMGEEKYFYPMILGSSIWSDFGWSSIIYLAAISGIDQQMYEAAIIDGCSRLKQAWYITLPSIRPLIVMLLLLQIGGLMGSNFDQVFNYIGSNSSLYAIGDVIDTYVYRVGLTEFQLSYGAAVGLFRSVIALILLLSANWFTKRIGDDGLF from the coding sequence ATGGAAGATATCATAAAAAAGCAAAAACGCGTGTGTCTGAACGAAGCCAGGCGACACTGGCAAGTCTATCTGATGATGGTTCCCGGCATCATTATATTGATTATTTTTTCATATCTTCCAATGCTGGGTTTGACCATGTGCTTTAACGACTTCAATCCAATTCTGGGCCTTCGCGGATTCTGGGAGAGCGATTGGGTGGGGCTGAAATGGTTTACAAAGTTTGTAAATTCGTTCTACTTTGAGCGTGTGATGCGAAACACCCTCCTGATGAGCATAGCCAAATTGCTGGCAGGGTTCTGGGTTCCTATTGCATTTGCGCTGCTGCTCAACGAAGAACGGAACGCCCGCATTCAAAAAGTCGTGCAAACCGTCAGCTACATGCCTCACTTTTTATCCTGGATCGTTATCATTGCGTTGATGAACGCGCTGTTTTCTCCTTCGGAAGGTTTGATAAACAATATCCGTACCTCCATCAACCTGCAGCCGATTTATTATATGGGCGAAGAGAAGTATTTCTACCCCATGATATTGGGCAGCTCCATTTGGTCGGACTTCGGATGGTCGTCCATCATTTACCTTGCAGCCATCAGCGGAATCGACCAGCAGATGTATGAAGCGGCGATTATAGACGGATGTTCGCGCCTGAAGCAGGCTTGGTATATCACCCTGCCCAGCATCCGTCCGCTGATCGTGATGCTGCTGCTTTTGCAGATTGGCGGTTTAATGGGCAGCAACTTCGATCAGGTATTTAATTACATCGGCAGCAATAGCAGTCTTTACGCTATCGGGGACGTGATTGACACGTACGTGTACCGTGTGGGGCTGACGGAATTTCAGTTGAGCTACGGCGCGGCAGTGGGACTGTTCCGCAGCGTAATCGCGTTAATTCTGCTTCTAAGCGCTAACTGGTTCACAAAGCGGATTGGCGATGACGGGCTGTTTTAA
- a CDS encoding putative ABC transporter permease, protein MTYHWTQWLLFFYLYCFIGWCFESTVVSVSQRKPVNRGFMKGPFLPIYGSGAIMILLFTLPVRTNYVLVFLLGMLAATILEYVTGACMERLFKVRYWDYSHKRFNLHGYICLTSSLAWGALSVALVAFLQTWLERFVFYLSDDMAGALVFVVSVIFVYDFVTSFRSAYNLRKLIEQSELLRREAEAIRARVASFEQAADQARQELRERTEDVLDDISARAAALQDMPEEIRSELRERYAACRETIERLRAQSGQDLKKLIRRNPSATSVNYRQALADTIERIKSVDEREIERLEREQNRFAQGINFYKLFWIFFLGCFLGVVIETLFCLLTRGHYENRVGVIWGPFNPVYGFGCVALTLGLYFLRFHRDLHILFFGAVIGSVVEYICSWGQEMVFGSTSWDYSAMPYNVNGRICLLYAFFWGVLACYWIKNIFPLLNGWIFSIPDKIGKPLTWVVCALLCADMALSAWAVLRWTLRDAGQPPRNFVESFFDARFGDERMKVIFPNMTFKAE, encoded by the coding sequence ATGACTTATCACTGGACCCAGTGGCTGCTGTTTTTTTATCTGTACTGCTTTATCGGTTGGTGCTTTGAATCGACGGTCGTCTCCGTCTCCCAGCGCAAACCCGTAAACCGCGGCTTCATGAAAGGGCCCTTCCTGCCGATCTACGGATCGGGCGCGATCATGATCCTGCTCTTCACGTTGCCCGTCCGCACGAATTACGTGCTCGTCTTTTTGCTGGGCATGCTCGCCGCTACGATTTTGGAATACGTCACGGGCGCGTGCATGGAGCGGCTGTTTAAAGTCCGCTATTGGGATTACAGCCACAAGCGTTTCAACCTGCACGGCTACATCTGCCTGACCTCCTCGTTGGCCTGGGGCGCGCTCAGCGTCGCGCTGGTCGCGTTCCTGCAAACCTGGCTGGAGCGCTTCGTCTTCTACCTTTCGGACGACATGGCGGGCGCGTTGGTCTTCGTCGTGAGCGTCATCTTCGTGTACGACTTCGTTACGTCCTTCCGCTCGGCCTACAACCTGCGCAAGCTCATCGAGCAGAGCGAACTCCTGCGCCGCGAGGCGGAGGCGATCCGCGCGCGCGTGGCCTCCTTCGAGCAGGCGGCGGATCAGGCAAGGCAGGAGCTGCGCGAACGCACCGAGGACGTGCTGGACGACATCAGCGCGCGCGCGGCGGCGCTGCAAGACATGCCGGAGGAGATCCGGTCGGAACTGCGCGAACGCTACGCGGCCTGCCGGGAAACCATCGAGCGCCTGCGCGCGCAGTCCGGTCAGGACTTGAAGAAGCTGATCCGCCGCAACCCCAGCGCCACTTCCGTAAATTACAGGCAGGCCCTTGCGGACACGATCGAGCGCATCAAGAGCGTGGACGAGCGCGAGATCGAGCGCCTGGAAAGGGAGCAGAACCGATTTGCGCAGGGCATTAACTTTTACAAGCTGTTCTGGATCTTCTTCCTCGGCTGCTTCCTGGGCGTCGTGATCGAGACGCTCTTCTGCCTGCTGACGCGCGGGCACTATGAAAACCGTGTGGGCGTCATCTGGGGGCCCTTCAACCCCGTCTATGGCTTCGGATGCGTCGCGCTGACGCTGGGGCTGTACTTCCTGCGCTTCCACCGCGACCTGCACATTCTGTTCTTCGGCGCGGTCATCGGCAGCGTGGTCGAGTACATCTGCTCCTGGGGGCAGGAGATGGTCTTCGGTTCGACCTCTTGGGACTATTCCGCCATGCCCTACAACGTCAATGGGCGCATTTGCCTGCTATACGCGTTCTTCTGGGGCGTGCTCGCCTGCTACTGGATCAAAAACATCTTCCCGCTGCTCAACGGATGGATTTTCAGCATACCCGACAAGATCGGCAAGCCGCTCACCTGGGTCGTCTGCGCGCTGCTGTGCGCAGACATGGCGCTGAGCGCCTGGGCCGTACTGCGTTGGACCCTGCGCGACGCGGGCCAGCCTCCGCGTAACTTCGTGGAATCCTTCTTCGACGCGCGCTTTGGGGACGAACGAATGAAAGTCATCTTCCCGAATATGACGTTCAAGGCCGAATGA
- a CDS encoding peptidoglycan-binding protein, translating into MRRLTCILAAALLLMTPGIKGVAEDAVDAQIEAVLEVCVEELGYTATKGGFSKYGEWAGGAYKEWCSEFVSWSTEQAGERTGERLLDVLYPMQAECQTGVDWFIARGRYVTTTGTLKGYGEQWYWEDAVSTAERPYTPRRGDLIYIEWYKYNRIDHVGIVEYLSKDVDGTILVHTIEGNNKILGPSPTNVQRYTYRLDDASIRGYGITRDGIVGTTLKKGNESEGVAALQGWLADAGYFKGEQSGKFGAGTEEAVKAFQADAGLSRTGVADAATQRALRDAAGA; encoded by the coding sequence ATGAGACGATTGACCTGCATTTTGGCGGCAGCGCTGCTGCTGATGACGCCGGGCATAAAGGGAGTTGCAGAAGATGCGGTGGACGCTCAAATCGAAGCGGTGCTCGAGGTCTGCGTAGAGGAACTTGGATATACCGCCACCAAAGGCGGGTTCAGCAAATATGGCGAATGGGCGGGCGGCGCCTACAAGGAGTGGTGCTCGGAGTTCGTCTCCTGGAGTACGGAGCAGGCGGGTGAACGCACGGGAGAGCGGCTGCTGGACGTGCTCTATCCCATGCAGGCGGAGTGCCAGACGGGTGTGGACTGGTTTATTGCGCGCGGCCGCTACGTGACGACCACGGGCACGCTCAAGGGGTACGGCGAACAGTGGTATTGGGAAGACGCGGTTTCCACAGCGGAGCGCCCCTATACCCCGCGCCGCGGCGACCTGATCTACATCGAATGGTACAAGTACAACCGCATCGACCACGTCGGCATCGTGGAGTACCTCTCCAAGGACGTAGACGGAACGATTCTGGTACACACGATCGAGGGCAATAACAAAATTCTCGGTCCCTCGCCGACGAACGTGCAGCGCTATACCTACCGGCTGGACGACGCGAGCATCCGCGGTTACGGCATCACCCGGGACGGCATTGTGGGCACTACCCTCAAGAAGGGCAACGAAAGCGAAGGCGTCGCGGCGCTTCAGGGATGGCTGGCGGATGCGGGCTACTTTAAGGGAGAACAGAGCGGTAAGTTTGGCGCCGGAACCGAAGAGGCGGTCAAGGCTTTTCAGGCAGACGCCGGGCTTTCACGCACGGGCGTCGCGGACGCGGCAACGCAGCGCGCACTGCGGGACGCGGCCGGCGCATGA